The Larus michahellis chromosome 2, bLarMic1.1, whole genome shotgun sequence genome window below encodes:
- the ACOT13 gene encoding acyl-coenzyme A thioesterase 13, which yields MGFTVESLREAMKYMVESQGFDRVLRKMKLLSATPGKIVCEMKVEEEHTNRGGTLHGGLTATLVDVVSTAALLYTERAMPGVSVDMNITYTSAAKIGEEILITAQILKQGRNIAFATVDLTNKATGKLIAQGRHTKYLGN from the exons ATGGGGTTCACGGTGGAGAGCCTGAGGGAGGCCATGAAGTACATGGTGGAGTCGCAGGGCTTCGACCGGGTGCTCCGCAAG ATGAAGCTTCTTTCTGCAACTCCTGGAAAAATTGTTTGTGAAATGAAAGTAGAGGAGGAGCATACAAACAGAGGTGGCACATTACATGGAGGCTTGACAGCCACACTTGTGGATGTGGTGTCAACAGCAGCGTTGCTGTACACAGAAAGAGCAATGCCTGGGGTCAGTGTGGACATGAACATCAC ATACACTTCTGCTGCTAAGATTGGAGAAGAGATACTGATTACAGCTCAGATTttgaagcaaggaagaaatattgCATTTGCCACCGTGGATTTAACAAATAAGGCGACAGGGAAGTTAATTGCACAAGGTAGACATACAAAGTATCTAGGAAATTAA
- the TDP2 gene encoding tyrosyl-DNA phosphodiesterase 2, which produces MEAEVRRREEEDDDDNNEDDRCPQAGQEAEEEALHLAKRRKVLCSEFAAITSSDSAIARRFLAGNDWHMERALNAYFEPPQEKEEEEAAAGEVQPAGAGPGSCIDLTADATTSDASGNSADSRQQEDDSSFSLITWNIDGLDLGNLKERARGICSYLALYSPDVVFLQEVIPPYLCLLQMRAGSYTIIPGNVDGYFTVIMLKKSRVKLLKHEIIPFPTTSMMRNLLVVHVSISGNELCLMTSHLESTKNHSKERVKQLQIVLNRMQEESESTTVIFGGDTNLRDSEITKLGNLPNNIMDIWEFLGKPQHCRYTWDTHSNTNLDAAYKCKMRFDRVYFRPAAQEGHIIPRSMDLIGLEKLDCGRFASDHWGLLCTFDVIL; this is translated from the exons ATGGAGGCGGAGGTgaggcggcgggaggaggaggacgatGATGACAACAACGAAGACGACCGATGCCCTCAGGCGGggcaggaggcggaggaggaagcGTTGCACCTCGCCAAGCGGAGGAAGGTGCTGTGCTCCGAGTTCGCCGCCATCACCAGCAGCGACTCGGCGATAGCGCGACGCTTCTTGGCGGGCAACGACTGGCATATGGAG AGGGCGCTGAACGCCTATTTCGAGCCGccgcaggagaaggaggaggaggaggcggcggcaggCGAGGTGCAGCCGGCCGGCGCGGGGCCCGGCAGCTG TATTGACCTCACAGCAGATGCAACTACTAGTGATGCCAGTGGCAATAGTGCAGACTCGAGGCAACAGGAAGATGACAGCAGCTTCTCGCTGATAACCTGGAACATTGATGGGCTAGATCTAGGAAATCTAAAAGAACGAGCTAGAGGAATCTGTTCTTACCTGGCATT ATACAGTCCAGATGTTGTGTTTTTACAAGAGGTCATCCCGCCATATCTCTGTCTTCTACAGATGAGAGCAGGCAGTTACACTATTATTCCGG GTAACGTAGATGGCTATTTCACTGTCATAATGTTGAAGAAATCAAGAGTGAAGCTACTGAAACACGAGATAATACCTTTTCCAACAACCTCCATGATGAGGAACCTTTTGGTTGTGCAT GTGAGCATATCTGGTAATGAACTTTGTCTTATGACCTCTCATCTGGAGAGCACTAAAAATCACTCTAAGGAGCGTGTGAAGCAACTGCAAATAGTGTTGAACAGAATGCAGGAGGAGTCAGAGTCCACCACTGTTATATTTGGAGGGGATACAAACCTCAGAGACAGTGAG ATAACTAAACTGGGTAACTTGCCTAACAACATTATGGATATCTGGGAGTTTTTGGGTAAACCTCAACACTGCCGCTATACTTGGGACACCCACTCCAATACCAACCTGGATGCAGCGTACAAGTGCAAGATGAGATTTGACCGCGTTTATTTTCGGCCTGCAGCCCAAGAGGGACATATTATTCCACGAAGTATGGACTTAATCGGATTGGAAAAACTAGACTGTGGCAGATTCGCTAGTGATCACTGGGGTCTTCTGTGTACCTTTGATGTAatactataa